In Salmo salar chromosome ssa15, Ssal_v3.1, whole genome shotgun sequence, one genomic interval encodes:
- the zgc:153284 gene encoding SH3 domain-binding glutamic acid-rich-like protein 3 has product MSIIVYFSSVSGSRELKQQQSQIFSFLDSKKIKYKAVDITQGSEVKDEMRKKTGNPTALPPQVFNKDVYCGDFSVFYEAVEAGKAEAFFKL; this is encoded by the exons ATGTCTATCATCGTGTATTTCAGCAGCGTGAGCGGTTCCAGAGAG CTAAAACAGCAGCAGAGCCAGATCTTCTCCTTCCTGGACTCTAAGAAGATCAAGTACAAGGCGGTGGACATCAcccaggggtcagaggtcaaagaCGAGATGAGGAAGAAGACAGGAAACCCCACCGCTCTGCCACCACAGGTCTTCAACAAGGACGTGTACTGCGGG GACTTCTCTGTGTTTTATGAGGCGGTGGAGGCTGGAAAAGCAGAGGCCTTCTTTAAGCTGTAA